In the Cyanobacterium stanieri LEGE 03274 genome, ATATAGGGTTAGTCGTTTACTTAGCGATGATAGTGGATTTGGTATAGTTTATGAAGTCTTTGAAGGATTTGAACCAAAAATATTAAAGGTTTTACAAAGGAGATGGAATAAACAACCCAAGGCAGTGGAATTATTTGAAAGGGAATACGAAGTATTACTTACTTTAACCAAGGAAAATATTAAGGGAATTCCCCAAGCAGAAGATTTCTTCGAGTATCAACCGAGGGATGAGAAGAATTTATATTGTTTGGTGATGGAAAAAGTAGATGGGATGGATTTAGAAAAATGGGTACAAAAAAACGATAAAATCAGCCAAAAACAAGCCTTAAAGTGGTTAAAAGAAGTTACTTTAATTTTGCAAAAAATCCATGAACATAATTGGTTTCATCGAGACATAAAACCGGCCAATATCATGATGCGTAATAGTGGTGAATTGGTGTTGATTGATTTTGGTACGGCAAGGGAAGAAACTCAAACCTACTATCAAAAAATGGAGGGGCAACAATTAACAGGTATTGTTTCCACTGGCTATACTCCCAATGAGCAACAAAACGGTCAATCGGTGGTACAGTCGGACTTTTTTGCCTTAGGGCGAACCTTTGTTTATTTATTGACGGCGCAACATCCTTCTTCTTTATATGATCCTTATAAGGATATTTTAAGTTGGAGACAGGAGACAGAGAATGTGGATAAGCCATTGTTGGATTTTATTGATCATTTGATGGCAAAATTTCCTCAAGATAGACCAAATAATACGGAAGCGATTCTTAAAGATTTGGATAATCTTAATCAAAGATTGCAAACTCGTGCAAGTAAGGGTAGTTTGGTGCAAAAAATATTGACTACCACTCAAGAAATAGTGACTAAGAGGGTTGCTCCCGTTTCGGCAGCTGAGGCTACTAGACAGGTGGGAAATATTAATTTGAGTAAGGGGGTTACGGGGGGAAGTTTGGCCCATCATCGTAATAAGTTGATTATTGGGGCTGGGGTAGTTTTGTTGGGGGTTGTTTGGTTGTTGGGGGATTTTAATTTTCTGCGATTTGCCAGGGTAAATTCTGGTACTTCGGAAATGGATGGTGTGGAAAATCTCAGTGGGGTGGAGGAGGTGGAAGATTCTCCTGATAGGGCAGTGGAGGTTGATGGGGATGATTCTGTTGATTTAGGTGAGGCGGAAGATTTTTATAATCAGGGAAATTTTCTTCGTGATAGGCAGGATTACGCACAGGCCATTGAGCAATATACAAGGGCTATTGAGATTAATGGTGATTATGTGGATGCTTTTTATAATCGTGGTTTGACCTATGCTGATTTGGAGGATTATGATCGGGCGATCGCCGATTACACCCAGGCCATTGAAATTGATCCTGAATATTTAGATGCTTATAATAATCGGGGTATTCTTTATGCTAGTTTGGAGGATTATGATCGGGCGATCGCTGATTATACTCAGGTGCTTGAGATTAATCCTAATTATGTTCTTGCGCATAATAATTTGGGGGTTGCTTATGATCGTTTAGAAAGGTTTGAGGATGCGATCGCCAGTTATACTAGGGCTATTGAATTAAATCCTGAATATACTTTGGCTTATAGTAATAGGGGGCTTTCTTACAATAGTTTGGGGGATTATGAGAGTGCTATTAGTAATTTTGATCAAGCCCTTAATCTTGAGCCCAATAATGATAATGCTTATTATTATCGGGGTAATGCCCATAATAATTTAGGTGAATATCAAGAGGCGATCGCCGATTATACCCAAGCCCTAGAAATTGATAGTAATAATGTTCTTGCCTATAATAATCGAGGTATATCTTACTATAATTTAAATTCATGTTCAGAGGCGATCGCCGATTACAACAGAGCCTTGGAAATTAATCCTGATTATCCTAACTCTTATTACAATCGTGCTTTGTGTCATCGTGACTTAGGGGAAAATCAAAGCGCCCTTGCCGATTTTGGTAGAGCAGCTCTTTTGTATCAACAAGAGAATAATAATGCTAGTTACCAAGATGCGATCGCTGAAATTGAAAAACTATCCTCTAACTAACCATTTTTATAAGGCCATTTCCCAAACCACTCACCGCCTCTAAACCTCCAGCTTGTAAACAAAAGACGCATGATTACCCAAGCACAAATATAATTGCTTAACCACACCAAGCCGTAATGGATCAAAAAAATTAACCCATCAAAACTATCACCATCAATCCATGGTAAACCCACCACCTTAATCAAAAAAAATAAAAATAATCCTTCCACAATTCCAGCCCCCAATTGTAAAATCCCAGGCCAATCATGATCCCATAAAAATCGCTGTAAATAATCATAAAGTAAATCCCATAAAATACCAAAGATTGCCACATATAACAGCACAAAAAAATAAACCAAATCTCCCCCATGTCCTCCCAAACCTAAATAGAATGGGAAACTAGAAACCATACCCACCGTTGCTAAAAGAAATAACCTGGTTTGCCAACGTCCAAATAATGTAGGTAACATAACAACTAAATTTTTAGAATGTTTAAATGTGACAAAAAATAACTTGGGAAAATAAATCCACCAATAAAAGTAAAAATAATTTTTTAGTAAACTCCAATTAAGGCTCTTGATTATTTGCCCACCTATACCACTGCATCAAAGAATAAAGCCCCACAATATAACCCACATCAGGAGCATTCAAAAGAGCTAAACTTTCAATAATACGATGGGCAGAATATTGTAAACCTAAAAAAGTATCCACCCCAGCATAGGGGCCACCAAGGGTGATGATACCGTTTGCATAAACCTTGCCATTACCATTTCGCATTTTAGGGATTTCAAAATCATTGGCAACATCTAATCTGCCTTGAATATTTAACGGTAATTGAT is a window encoding:
- a CDS encoding tetratricopeptide repeat protein, whose translation is MKPCYCINPRCPQPDHPDNNNPTSRYCYSCGSELLLNGKYRVSRLLSDDSGFGIVYEVFEGFEPKILKVLQRRWNKQPKAVELFEREYEVLLTLTKENIKGIPQAEDFFEYQPRDEKNLYCLVMEKVDGMDLEKWVQKNDKISQKQALKWLKEVTLILQKIHEHNWFHRDIKPANIMMRNSGELVLIDFGTAREETQTYYQKMEGQQLTGIVSTGYTPNEQQNGQSVVQSDFFALGRTFVYLLTAQHPSSLYDPYKDILSWRQETENVDKPLLDFIDHLMAKFPQDRPNNTEAILKDLDNLNQRLQTRASKGSLVQKILTTTQEIVTKRVAPVSAAEATRQVGNINLSKGVTGGSLAHHRNKLIIGAGVVLLGVVWLLGDFNFLRFARVNSGTSEMDGVENLSGVEEVEDSPDRAVEVDGDDSVDLGEAEDFYNQGNFLRDRQDYAQAIEQYTRAIEINGDYVDAFYNRGLTYADLEDYDRAIADYTQAIEIDPEYLDAYNNRGILYASLEDYDRAIADYTQVLEINPNYVLAHNNLGVAYDRLERFEDAIASYTRAIELNPEYTLAYSNRGLSYNSLGDYESAISNFDQALNLEPNNDNAYYYRGNAHNNLGEYQEAIADYTQALEIDSNNVLAYNNRGISYYNLNSCSEAIADYNRALEINPDYPNSYYNRALCHRDLGENQSALADFGRAALLYQQENNNASYQDAIAEIEKLSSN